A section of the bacterium genome encodes:
- a CDS encoding nucleotidyltransferase domain-containing protein: MGRGHGSVQRELVYLVAAGILSRRRHGREVFYGPNPTCPIYQELHSLVIKTCGVVGVVRQTLEPLRGRIQLALIFGSFACGEENSGSDVDLLIVGETEHAELMERIMELESTLKREVDLQLFGVEEFRRRLSEGSHFLSAILGKPFILLIGGADELERLGVGQSAQGGAFVAARDC; the protein is encoded by the coding sequence ATGGGCCGTGGTCATGGTTCGGTGCAACGGGAGCTGGTTTACCTCGTCGCTGCGGGCATCTTGTCGCGGAGACGCCACGGTAGAGAGGTTTTCTACGGTCCCAATCCCACCTGCCCCATTTATCAAGAGCTCCACTCCCTGGTTATTAAAACCTGCGGCGTTGTCGGGGTTGTCCGTCAAACCCTTGAACCCCTGCGTGGACGTATCCAACTTGCGCTCATCTTCGGTTCCTTCGCCTGTGGGGAGGAAAATTCGGGGAGCGATGTGGACCTGCTCATCGTGGGCGAGACGGAACACGCAGAGCTGATGGAAAGGATCATGGAGCTGGAGTCCACCCTGAAACGGGAAGTAGACCTGCAGCTTTTTGGGGTGGAGGAGTTCCGACGGAGGTTATCGGAGGGGAGTCATTTCCTGTCCGCCATTCTCGGTAAGCCATTCATCCTTCTAATCGGAGGAGCGGATGAACTGGAGAGATTGGGTGTCGGCCAATCAGCTCAAGGCGGAGCCTTCGTCGCCGCGAGAGATTGCTGA
- a CDS encoding V-type ATP synthase subunit B: protein MSDKKQTAVQPLKEYLSTQEIAGPLMLVEGVEGVKYEELAEIELPSGEIRHGRVLEVHKDKALLQLFEGATGIDIPTSRVRFLGRGVELGVSREMLGRVFDGQGRPIDDGPEIIPEERRDINGSPINPYARDYPNEFIQTGISCIDGLNTLVRGQKLPIFSGSGLPHQQMAAQIARQATVLQSGEGFSVVFAAMGITFEEAQYFIDDFRHTGAIDRAVLFMNLANDPAIERISTPRMALTAAEYLAYEMDMHVLVILTDMTNYCEALREISAARKEIPGRRGYPGYLYTDLSSIYERAGRIKDRRGSITQIPILTMPEDDKTHPIADLTGYITEGQMILSRAMHKKGIYPPVDVMQSLSRLKDKGIGEGKTRKDHADVFNQLFSGYARGKEAQELAVILGEAALSDIDKIFFKFADEFEHRYIAQGDHENRGVFDTLDLGWRLLAALPRAELKRIRPEYLDEFLPRFTATS, encoded by the coding sequence ATGAGCGATAAGAAGCAAACCGCGGTGCAGCCGCTCAAGGAGTACCTCTCCACCCAGGAGATAGCCGGTCCGCTGATGCTCGTCGAGGGGGTCGAGGGGGTCAAGTACGAGGAGCTGGCCGAGATCGAGCTCCCCTCGGGAGAAATCCGCCATGGGCGCGTTCTCGAGGTGCACAAAGACAAGGCCCTGCTGCAGCTCTTCGAGGGCGCGACGGGGATTGACATCCCCACCTCCCGCGTCCGCTTCCTGGGCCGGGGGGTCGAGCTGGGTGTGTCCCGGGAGATGCTCGGGCGGGTCTTCGACGGCCAGGGGAGGCCCATTGACGACGGGCCGGAAATCATCCCCGAGGAGCGGCGCGACATCAACGGCTCACCCATCAACCCCTACGCCCGAGACTACCCCAACGAATTCATCCAGACCGGCATCAGCTGCATTGACGGCCTGAACACCCTGGTCCGCGGGCAGAAGCTGCCGATATTCTCCGGCTCGGGGCTGCCGCACCAGCAGATGGCGGCGCAGATCGCCCGCCAGGCCACCGTGCTCCAGTCGGGCGAGGGGTTCAGCGTCGTCTTCGCGGCCATGGGCATCACCTTCGAGGAGGCCCAGTACTTCATTGACGACTTCCGACACACCGGGGCCATAGACCGCGCGGTGCTCTTCATGAACCTGGCCAACGACCCGGCCATCGAGCGCATCTCCACGCCGCGCATGGCCCTGACCGCCGCCGAGTACCTCGCCTATGAGATGGACATGCACGTGCTGGTCATCCTCACCGACATGACCAACTACTGCGAGGCGCTGCGCGAGATTTCCGCGGCCCGGAAGGAGATTCCCGGCCGGCGCGGGTACCCCGGATACCTCTACACCGACCTCTCCAGCATCTACGAGCGCGCGGGGCGGATCAAGGACCGCCGCGGCTCCATCACCCAGATTCCCATCCTCACCATGCCGGAGGACGACAAAACCCACCCCATCGCCGACCTCACCGGCTACATCACCGAGGGGCAGATGATCCTCTCCCGCGCCATGCACAAGAAGGGCATCTACCCGCCGGTGGACGTCATGCAGTCTTTGTCCCGGCTGAAGGACAAGGGCATCGGCGAAGGCAAGACCCGCAAGGACCACGCCGACGTCTTCAACCAGCTCTTCTCCGGCTACGCCCGGGGCAAGGAGGCCCAGGAGCTGGCGGTGATTCTGGGTGAGGCGGCGCTCTCGGACATAGACAAGATTTTCTTCAAATTCGCCGACGAGTTCGAGCATCGTTACATCGCCCAGGGGGACCACGAGAACCGCGGGGTATTCGACACGCTGGACCTTGGCTGGCGCCTGCTGGCGGCTCTGCCCCGGGCGGAGCTCAAGCGCATCCGGCCGGAGTACCTGGATGAGTTCCTGCCGCGATTCACTGCGACGAGTTAA